The following nucleotide sequence is from Streptomyces pactum.
TCCTTGTCGAGCAGGCCGTAGATGACCTCCTCCAGCGGACCCGCGTTCTTCGGCGGGTCGAGCGGCTCGGTCATCACCGCGGTGAGGGTGGCGATGGCGGTGCTCTTGTCGTACGGCGGCACGCCCTCCACCGCCGCGTACAGCAGGCCGCCCAGCGACCACAGATCGGCCGGCGGGCCGGGCTTGTGGCCGCGCGCCCGCTCCGGGGAGATGTAGGAGGGGGCGCCGACGAGCATGCCGGTGGAGGTGACCGAGGGGTCGCCCTCGACCTGGGCGATGCCGAAGTCGGTGAGCACCACCCGGCCGTCGTCGGCGATCAGCACGTTGGACGGCTTCACGTCGCGGTGCAGGATGCCCTCGCGGTGCGCGGCGCGCAGCACGTCGAGGACGGCGAGGCCCACCTCGGCCGCCCGCCGCCAGGTGAGCGGGCCGTCGTCGCGGACCACGTCGGCGAGCGACCGGCCCTCGATCAGCTCCATGACGATCCACGGCCGGTCGTCCTCGTGCACCACGTCGTAGACGGTGACGGCGCCGTTGCTGCGGATCCGGGCGATCGCCTTGGCCTCGCGCAGCGTCCGGGTGATGAGACGCCGCTTCTCGTCCTCGTCGATGTTGGAGGGGAACCGCAGCTCCTTGACCGCGACGATACGGCCGAGGGTCTCGTCACGGGCGCGCCAGACCGTGCCCATGCCGCCCCGGCCGAGGACCTCACCGAGCCGGTACCGCCCTGCGAGGAGGCGCCCGGTCGTGTCCTGCGTCTGCTCCGCCTCCGACATGCGACCCCTCTGAGATTACTGCGAATCAACCCACCCTGGCAGAGCGCCCATTGTCTCTCATCCGCGGACCGGGGGAAGTGCCGGGTCCGGCCCCGGGCGAGCCGCGCGGGAAGGACCTGGCACCATCGGGGAGTTCGCCGCGGGAGGGGCACCGGGCGGGCCGGTCCCGCCGCGGGCCGGGACGGAACGGAACCGGACGGAGGGACGGCCTTGGGCCCTCGCTCCCGCGCGGCGCTCGCCGCGGTGCTGGTGGTGGTGCTGGTCGCCGCGGTGGCCGGGTGCGGCGACGGGCCGCGGCGGAACGTCATGGCGGACCGCGGCGGACCGGTGGCGGCCGCGGCCGCGCCCCCCGACCTCGGCCCCGAGCTGCGGCGGCTGGTCGAGCGGGGCCCGGCGCCCGGCGGCGCGGTCCTGGTGGTCTCCGGCGGGCGCGGGCGGTTCGCCGCGGCAGGGGTGTCGGACCTGGCCACCGGACGGCCGGTGGGGCGCGCGGACCACTTCCGGGCGGGCAGTCTGACCAAGACGTTCCTCGCCACGGTGGTGCTGCAGCTGGTCGCCGAGGGGCGGCTGGGGCTGGACGACCCGGTGGAGGAGCACCTGCCCGGGCTGCTGCGCGGGCCGGGGCACGGCGGACGTACCGTCACCATCCGTCAGCTGCTGGACCACACCAGCGGACTGTACGACTACACCCGCGACCCGGCGCTGGCCCGGCGGCTGTTCGGCGCCGGCTTCGCCGCCCACCGGTTCGACAGCCACACCCCGCGCGGGCTGGTCCGCACCGCGCTCGCCCACCCCCCGGTGTTCGGCCCGCCCGGCGGCGGCTGGGCCTACTCCAACACCGATTACACGGTGCTGGGCCTGGTGGTGGAGCGGGTCACCGGCCGCGGTTACGCCGCCGAGGCGCGGCGGCGGATCATCGAGCCGCTGGGGCTCACCGGCACCTCCTTCCCCGGCACCCGGCCCACCCTGCCCCGGCCGCACGGGCGCGGGTACGCGGCCGGCGCGGCGGGCGGCGCGCCGCGCGACGTCACCGAGTTCGACCCGTCGTCCGCCGGGGCGGCCGGGGAACTGGTCTCCACCCTCGACGACCTGGCCCGGTTCCACCGGGCGCTGCTCGGCGGCGAACTGCTGCCGCCGTCCGGGCTGGCGCGGATGCGGGACACCGGGCCCAGCCGCGGCCGGTACGGGATGGGCCTCTTCCCGGTGACCCTGCCGTGCGGCCGGGTGTGGGGGCACAACGGCACCATCAACGGCTCCTCCGTGCTGCTGGTGGGCTCCGCCTCCGGGGACCGGGTGCTCGTCCACCGCCTCAACCACACGGCGGCCCCGGACCGCGCCGCGGAACGCGCGCTGCTGCGGCGGGCGTTCTGCGGGGGCGGGTAGCGGGCGGGCCCGGGCGTACGGCCGCCGGGCCGGACCCGGGGAAGGCCGGCGCTCCGGACCGCCCGGCCGCCGGCCCGCGCGGCGGGCCCGGAGGACGACCGGGGCCCGCCCGGACGGTGGCGCACCCCGGGCCGGGGCGCCCGGGGGTCTCGTGGCCGCCGCCGGAACCCGGTAGCGTCCCCACCCGCCGGGCCGGGCGGCCCGGGGCCGGCGAGTCACCCCCGGTGCCGGACGGACCGGCGGCCCGGAACCGGCGCGGGACCTCGGCGGCCGACGTCGGCGAGGGGACAACGACGATGCCATGCCGCGAGCTGGGATCACGGGACGCCTGGGGCGCGACGGTGCCGCTGCACCAGTTGCAGGTGCCCGACCCCGGGGTGCTGCCGTTCGCGATGGGCACCTTCGACACCATCGGACCGCTGTCCCGGGCGGAGTTCCCGCACCGGCACACGTTCCACGAGATCGTGTTCGTCACCGGGGGGCGCGGGGCGCACGTCATCGACCTGGCCGCCTGGACGCTGGACCCGCCGCAGCTGGGGATCATCGTGCCCGGCCGGGTGCACCACTGGGAGCGGGTCACCGGGCTGGACGGGCGGGTGATCCTCTTCAACGACGACTTCCTGCTGAACCACCCGGAGGACCGGGACGCGCTGCGCCTGCTGGGCGACCGCCCGTTCCTGCGGCCGTCCCCGGAGGCGGCGCGGGCGATCGGCGCCCTGCTGGCGGAGATGGACCGGGAGTACCAGGCGCAGGCGCCGGGTTTCATCTCGGTGCTCCAGGCGTACCTCCACGTGCTGCTGGTGCGGGCCGGGCGGCTGGCGGCCACGGCGCCCGGGCCGCCCGCCGCCGGGCAGCCGGATCCTGCCGGCCGGGCCCCCGGGGCCGGGCCGGGGGCGGACACCGCACGGGGGTCGGATTCCGGCGCCGCCGTGGCGTTACGTTTCGCCCGGCTGCTGGCGGGCCCGGACGGCCCGGCCCGGTCGGTGCGGGACTGCGCCGCGCTGCTGGGCGTCTCGGCCGGCCGGCTGCACCAGGCGGTGAAGGAGGCGACCGGGCGCACCCCCGGGGCGATGCTCCGGCAGGCGCGGGTGCTGGAGGCCAAGCGGCTGCTGGCCGGCACCGGGCTGACGGTGGGGCAGGTGGCCCGGCAGACCGGTTTCTCCGATCCCGCGTACTTCTGCCGTTTCTTCCGCCGGGAGACCGGCAGCAGCCCCGGGGACTTCCGCCGCTCGGTGCGCGGAAAACACCACGATCGGGTACTTGTGTCCATCGACCCCACGGACCAGCCCTCGTAGGTTCTGTCCCGGATCGATCCGGCCTCTTCCCCCAGCAGGCCGCCGCCCGACCGGTGGCGGCCTTCCGTACCAGAGGAGATCCCCGTGGCAGACGAGCACCCCCCAGGCTCTCCGGACATCCCGGAGGCCGAAGGCTCCCCGGGCTCCCGGCACATCAGCCGCAAACGGCTGATCCAGGCCGCGCTGGTGGCCGCGCCCGCGACCATGCTGATCGGAGGCGCCCCGGCTCTCGCCCGCAACCTGACGCCGACCGAGGACCGGCCGCTCACCCCCACCCCGTACTGCGACGACGGTGACGACCCCACGCCCGCCCAGATGGAGGGCCCGTACTTCAAGCCGAACTCGCCGCGCCGTACCTCCCTGGTGGAGGCCGGCACGGTGGGCACCCGGCTGACCGTCAGCGGCTACGTCTTCGG
It contains:
- a CDS encoding helix-turn-helix transcriptional regulator, whose amino-acid sequence is MPCRELGSRDAWGATVPLHQLQVPDPGVLPFAMGTFDTIGPLSRAEFPHRHTFHEIVFVTGGRGAHVIDLAAWTLDPPQLGIIVPGRVHHWERVTGLDGRVILFNDDFLLNHPEDRDALRLLGDRPFLRPSPEAARAIGALLAEMDREYQAQAPGFISVLQAYLHVLLVRAGRLAATAPGPPAAGQPDPAGRAPGAGPGADTARGSDSGAAVALRFARLLAGPDGPARSVRDCAALLGVSAGRLHQAVKEATGRTPGAMLRQARVLEAKRLLAGTGLTVGQVARQTGFSDPAYFCRFFRRETGSSPGDFRRSVRGKHHDRVLVSIDPTDQPS
- a CDS encoding serine/threonine-protein kinase gives rise to the protein MSEAEQTQDTTGRLLAGRYRLGEVLGRGGMGTVWRARDETLGRIVAVKELRFPSNIDEDEKRRLITRTLREAKAIARIRSNGAVTVYDVVHEDDRPWIVMELIEGRSLADVVRDDGPLTWRRAAEVGLAVLDVLRAAHREGILHRDVKPSNVLIADDGRVVLTDFGIAQVEGDPSVTSTGMLVGAPSYISPERARGHKPGPPADLWSLGGLLYAAVEGVPPYDKSTAIATLTAVMTEPLDPPKNAGPLEEVIYGLLDKDPARRLDDAGARALFNAALSAPDTPAGPAAAEATRTMSLPPAPLGGARRLPAHPDPARHAAGRRGPHPRRPRPARTAGVSRAPRGTRRAEHAPSAPRSAGARCRPRRPAPRSPTWCRAAP
- a CDS encoding serine hydrolase domain-containing protein gives rise to the protein MGPRSRAALAAVLVVVLVAAVAGCGDGPRRNVMADRGGPVAAAAAPPDLGPELRRLVERGPAPGGAVLVVSGGRGRFAAAGVSDLATGRPVGRADHFRAGSLTKTFLATVVLQLVAEGRLGLDDPVEEHLPGLLRGPGHGGRTVTIRQLLDHTSGLYDYTRDPALARRLFGAGFAAHRFDSHTPRGLVRTALAHPPVFGPPGGGWAYSNTDYTVLGLVVERVTGRGYAAEARRRIIEPLGLTGTSFPGTRPTLPRPHGRGYAAGAAGGAPRDVTEFDPSSAGAAGELVSTLDDLARFHRALLGGELLPPSGLARMRDTGPSRGRYGMGLFPVTLPCGRVWGHNGTINGSSVLLVGSASGDRVLVHRLNHTAAPDRAAERALLRRAFCGGG